The DNA segment GGCCATGGCTATCGCTAGCATCTGCTGCTCCCCGCCGCTGAGGTTGCCCGCCCTCTCCCTCAGCCTCTCCTTGAGCCTGGGGAAGTAGCTCAACACGCTCCTAATATCGTCTCTGGAAGCCCCAGCTGCGTAGGCAACGCTGGCTAGATTCTCCTCTGTGGTAAGCTCCTTGAAGATCCTCCTGCCTTCCATGACGTATATGACTCCCTTCCTCGCGATCTCATCCGGCTCCCTATTGGTTATATCCTCTCCCTCAAGCTCGATGGAACCCCTGGTCACCCTCCCCCTCTCATACTTGATAACCCCAGATACAGCCTTCAGGAGGGTTGTCTTGCCAGCACCGTTCGGGCCTATTAGACAGGTTATACTCCCCTTCTCAACGGAGAGGCTGAGGTTCTTTATCACCAGTATGAATGGGTGGTACATTAT comes from the Aeropyrum camini SY1 = JCM 12091 genome and includes:
- a CDS encoding ABC transporter ATP-binding protein, whose amino-acid sequence is MYHPFILVIKNLSLSVEKGSITCLIGPNGAGKTTLLKAVSGVIKYERGRVTRGSIELEGEDITNREPDEIARKGVIYVMEGRRIFKELTTEENLASVAYAAGASRDDIRSVLSYFPRLKERLRERAGNLSGGEQQMLAIAMALLYRPKLLMLDEPSLGLAPKITSQIYATIKMLHREEGLTILLAEQNAKKALEISDYGYVIENGRIVLEGSAEELRLDKDVAEFYLGMGKRTSYAQVKWYRRKKRWV